A genomic window from Aurantimicrobium photophilum includes:
- the alaS gene encoding alanine--tRNA ligase encodes MQTAEIRQRWLDFFAAREHTVVPSASLVSDDPTLLFTVAGMVPFIPYLSGVVPPPYPRATSVQKCIRTLDIEEVGKTTRHGTFFQMNGNFSFGDYFKEQAIEYAWELLTTSEADGGLGFAEKDLWVTVYEDDDEAIAFWKKTAGLPDERIQRRGKEDNYWSTGQPGPAGPCSEIYFDRGPAYGIEGGPVADEDRYIEIWNLVFMQYLRGEGTSKTEFQILGELPNKNIDTGMGLERVAFLKQGVENLYEIDQVRPVLDRAAELAGVTYGANQENDVRLRVVADHVRSALMLMADGVQASNEGRGYILRRLLRRSVRAMRLLGVDSATFPELFTASRDAMKAAYPDVENEYARISQIAYGEEETFLKTLASGTTILDTAVSETKKSGAKALAGDTAFLLHDTFGFPIDLTLEMAEEAGLSVDRAAFDTLMLDQRTRAKADAKAKKSILADLSIYTDLRAQGETVFTGYTDLETETSILGLLKDGLPVQSASAGDVVEVIVGATSLYAESGGQVSDAGSIIGDGFDLEVLDVQKPVKGLVSHTVEVRSGQVNAGAAATTVVDKNYRAAAAAAHSATHLVHAALREVLGKTAHQAGSLNKAGYMRFDFSWNEALSSETRTEIEEIANNAILADFDVVTREMALDDAKKMGAMALFGEKYGETVRMVDIGGPWSRELCAGTHVAHSSQVGLINLVSESSVGSSNRRVEALIGADAFKSLAAERAIVHELSSSLKAPREQVTTRVADLVASLKAAERKIAEFEAAAVREQIPALVGKAAPVGSVTAIVETVTGIASVDDLRNLVTGVREKVQATNTVIALGAVVDGKPAVIVATTESSRAAGAKAGALAKLAAGILGGGGGGRDDMAQGGGTNVNELGSALQAILAELRSL; translated from the coding sequence ATGCAAACTGCTGAAATTCGCCAACGTTGGCTTGACTTCTTTGCTGCGCGTGAACACACCGTAGTTCCCTCTGCATCACTGGTCAGTGATGACCCCACCCTTCTGTTCACCGTGGCAGGAATGGTTCCATTCATTCCTTACCTTTCCGGTGTTGTGCCACCTCCATACCCACGTGCAACCAGTGTTCAAAAGTGCATTCGCACCTTGGATATTGAAGAAGTTGGTAAGACCACTCGTCACGGAACTTTCTTCCAGATGAATGGAAACTTTTCTTTCGGTGACTACTTCAAGGAACAGGCCATTGAATATGCCTGGGAACTTCTGACAACGTCTGAGGCTGATGGCGGTCTTGGCTTTGCTGAGAAGGATCTCTGGGTCACTGTCTACGAAGACGATGATGAGGCCATTGCCTTCTGGAAGAAGACTGCTGGTCTTCCTGATGAGCGTATTCAGCGTCGTGGCAAGGAAGACAACTACTGGTCGACCGGTCAGCCTGGTCCTGCAGGCCCTTGTTCTGAAATTTACTTCGATCGTGGCCCTGCGTACGGCATCGAGGGTGGCCCAGTAGCAGATGAAGATCGCTACATCGAAATCTGGAACCTCGTGTTCATGCAGTACCTGCGTGGAGAAGGAACCAGTAAGACCGAGTTCCAAATCTTGGGCGAACTGCCCAACAAGAACATCGATACCGGTATGGGCCTTGAACGTGTTGCTTTCCTCAAGCAGGGTGTTGAGAACCTCTATGAAATCGATCAGGTTCGTCCCGTTCTTGACCGCGCTGCAGAACTTGCAGGCGTCACCTACGGTGCCAACCAAGAAAACGACGTTCGCCTGCGCGTTGTCGCCGACCACGTTCGTTCAGCTCTCATGCTGATGGCTGATGGCGTTCAGGCCTCCAACGAAGGTCGCGGCTACATCTTGCGTCGTCTGCTGCGTCGTTCTGTTCGTGCCATGCGTTTACTTGGCGTGGATTCCGCAACCTTCCCCGAGTTGTTCACAGCATCTCGTGATGCCATGAAGGCTGCATATCCCGATGTTGAGAACGAATACGCTCGCATTTCTCAGATTGCCTATGGCGAAGAAGAGACATTCCTGAAGACTCTGGCATCCGGAACAACCATTTTGGATACTGCTGTTTCTGAAACCAAGAAGTCAGGCGCCAAAGCACTTGCAGGAGATACTGCGTTCCTGCTTCACGACACCTTTGGTTTCCCCATTGACCTCACTCTGGAAATGGCAGAAGAAGCTGGTTTGAGTGTTGACCGTGCTGCTTTTGACACTCTGATGTTGGATCAGCGCACTCGCGCAAAGGCGGACGCCAAGGCAAAGAAGTCGATTCTTGCAGACCTGTCAATCTATACAGACCTGCGTGCACAGGGCGAAACAGTATTCACTGGTTACACCGACCTCGAAACTGAAACCAGCATTTTGGGTCTCCTCAAGGACGGCCTGCCTGTTCAGAGCGCTTCTGCTGGCGATGTTGTCGAAGTAATTGTGGGCGCAACTTCTCTCTACGCAGAATCTGGTGGTCAGGTTTCTGATGCTGGTTCCATCATTGGTGACGGTTTCGACCTTGAGGTACTCGACGTGCAGAAGCCGGTCAAGGGACTCGTTTCACACACTGTTGAGGTTCGTAGCGGCCAGGTAAATGCTGGTGCCGCAGCAACAACTGTTGTGGACAAGAACTACCGTGCCGCAGCTGCTGCGGCTCACTCGGCAACCCACCTCGTTCACGCAGCACTGCGTGAAGTTCTGGGAAAAACAGCACACCAGGCTGGTTCATTGAACAAAGCCGGATATATGCGTTTCGACTTCTCCTGGAACGAAGCACTTTCATCCGAAACCCGCACCGAAATCGAAGAGATTGCCAACAACGCAATCTTGGCTGATTTCGACGTCGTCACTCGCGAGATGGCTCTCGATGACGCTAAGAAGATGGGTGCCATGGCTCTCTTCGGTGAGAAGTATGGCGAGACTGTCCGCATGGTTGACATTGGTGGTCCTTGGTCACGCGAACTCTGCGCTGGAACACACGTGGCACACTCCTCGCAGGTTGGTCTGATCAACCTGGTGAGCGAATCTTCTGTTGGTTCATCTAACCGTCGTGTGGAAGCTCTTATTGGTGCAGATGCATTCAAGTCACTTGCTGCAGAGCGTGCCATTGTTCATGAGTTGTCTTCTTCGCTGAAGGCACCTCGCGAGCAGGTAACTACTCGTGTTGCTGATCTGGTGGCAAGCCTCAAGGCTGCTGAACGAAAGATTGCAGAATTCGAAGCTGCTGCGGTTCGTGAACAAATTCCTGCGCTGGTTGGCAAAGCAGCTCCTGTGGGCAGCGTGACCGCCATTGTGGAGACTGTCACCGGAATTGCCTCTGTGGACGATTTGCGTAATTTGGTCACCGGAGTTCGCGAGAAGGTTCAAGCAACGAACACAGTTATTGCTCTCGGAGCTGTCGTGGATGGCAAGCCAGCCGTCATCGTGGCAACTACTGAAAGCTCACGTGCTGCTGGAGCCAAAGCAGGTGCCCTTGCGAAACTTGCAGCGGGCATTCTTGGCGGTGGCGGCGGCGGTCGTGACGACATGGCTCAAGGTGGCGGAACGAACGTCAACGAGCTCGGTTCGGCGTTGCAGGCAATCCTCGCGGAGCTTCGCAGCCTCTAA
- the ruvX gene encoding Holliday junction resolvase RuvX, with product MRSGVRVGIDIGTVRIGVARSDRDGYLATPVETVDRGSENPIGQLVSLIAELEAIEVIVGLPLSLNGSHTASTEDALVMARELAQNSSVPVRLVDERLTTVSAHSALRAAGKKQKQTRSVIDQVAAVMILQHALDSERSSGNLPGKDISEFPAQS from the coding sequence ATGCGTTCTGGTGTTCGTGTAGGCATCGATATCGGCACTGTCAGAATTGGCGTGGCCAGAAGCGATCGTGATGGTTACCTCGCGACTCCTGTAGAAACAGTAGATCGAGGTTCTGAGAACCCCATTGGTCAGCTTGTTTCCCTTATTGCTGAACTCGAAGCAATCGAAGTAATTGTTGGCCTGCCACTTTCTTTGAATGGTTCGCACACTGCTTCCACGGAAGATGCGCTGGTGATGGCACGTGAACTCGCACAGAACTCCTCAGTACCTGTTCGACTTGTTGATGAGCGTCTGACGACTGTTTCGGCGCACTCTGCTTTGAGAGCTGCGGGCAAGAAGCAAAAGCAAACAAGGTCCGTTATCGACCAAGTAGCTGCAGTGATGATTTTGCAGCACGCGTTGGATTCAGAACGATCAAGCGGAAACCTTCCTGGTAAAGACATCAGCGAGTTTCCAGCTCAGTCATAA
- the mltG gene encoding endolytic transglycosylase MltG, with amino-acid sequence MLDDNFSHNSTTSSSSSLPDDSAYVGKRRKPSKKKPGLVIGSVIGVLVLIGAVLGGLFYTGILGGNQNDYVGGGHGEVIFTISDGEIGDQIANNLVEAGVTKSFDSFYQLLLETKPEPVFTPGVYKLKQEMSAKAALDALLDPANRVELTVTIPEGTTEKNVLKMLAEGLSIPLADFQAAAADPAPYGVPAEATTLEGFLFPATYTFSPGVTPTEVLQQLVDESLAALETAGVPADQRWDVIRMASVIQRESGPNPEDMYKISRVFHNRLDQGMNMGSDVTTCYGAGLLGKDCLLITQAALDDTSNLYNTRILPGLPIGPISNPGADAIDAAYHPADGPWLFFVTVNLTTGETVFSETSAEHEAAVVQYYDWLEAHPEAVG; translated from the coding sequence ATGTTAGACGACAACTTCTCTCACAACTCGACAACCTCTTCGTCGAGCTCTCTTCCAGATGATTCTGCCTACGTAGGTAAACGACGTAAGCCTTCGAAGAAGAAGCCGGGCCTCGTGATCGGTTCTGTGATTGGTGTTCTCGTTCTTATCGGAGCGGTTCTTGGTGGTCTGTTTTACACCGGAATTCTCGGTGGAAATCAAAATGATTACGTTGGTGGCGGTCACGGCGAAGTGATCTTCACCATTAGCGACGGTGAAATTGGCGATCAAATCGCCAATAACCTCGTTGAGGCGGGTGTGACAAAGAGTTTCGATTCCTTCTATCAGCTCCTTCTGGAGACAAAGCCTGAACCTGTCTTCACCCCAGGTGTTTACAAGCTCAAGCAAGAAATGTCTGCCAAGGCCGCATTAGATGCTCTTCTGGATCCGGCAAACAGGGTGGAGCTCACCGTCACTATTCCTGAGGGAACAACTGAAAAGAACGTTCTCAAGATGCTTGCTGAAGGTCTCTCCATTCCCCTTGCAGATTTCCAAGCTGCTGCAGCAGATCCTGCACCCTATGGTGTTCCTGCAGAAGCAACTACGTTGGAAGGTTTCCTCTTTCCAGCGACCTATACCTTCTCACCAGGAGTGACGCCCACAGAGGTTCTTCAGCAGCTTGTAGATGAATCTCTTGCTGCACTAGAAACAGCAGGTGTTCCTGCCGACCAGCGTTGGGATGTCATCCGCATGGCCTCTGTCATTCAGCGCGAGAGCGGGCCGAATCCTGAAGACATGTACAAGATCTCACGTGTATTCCACAATCGCTTAGATCAGGGAATGAACATGGGGTCCGACGTTACCACCTGTTACGGTGCAGGCCTTTTGGGTAAAGATTGCCTTCTCATCACTCAGGCGGCGCTGGATGACACCAGCAACCTCTACAACACTCGAATTCTCCCTGGTCTGCCGATAGGCCCCATTTCGAATCCTGGTGCCGATGCTATTGATGCTGCTTACCACCCGGCAGATGGGCCTTGGCTGTTCTTCGTTACCGTCAACCTCACCACGGGAGAAACAGTCTTTAGCGAAACTTCGGCCGAGCATGAAGCCGCTGTTGTTCAGTATTACGACTGGCTTGAAGCGCACCCTGAAGCAGTTGGTTAA
- a CDS encoding shikimate dehydrogenase family protein, translated as MTFEIRTLAVVGHPIAHSLSPTLHQAAYDHLGLPWKYVAVDVQPGELAGFLDSTDSSLRGLSVTMPHKVAALEAANRLDLLSERTGSVNTLLCEYTESGQRELSGFNTDVLGIVNALKDSGVHQAHHVAVIGGGATASSAIAAASELGAEHISVIVRTPQKAFYLETVGQECGVNVTVHSLDQMSEIASVDVAISTLPGDVVQSLETLPRTSRASLLDVAYNPWPSARGTQWSAAGGEVVSGLRMLAHQALIQVRIFVGGSPFDVLPDESGVKSAMFASVGLESL; from the coding sequence ATGACATTTGAAATCAGAACTCTTGCAGTTGTTGGACACCCAATTGCGCATTCACTCTCACCAACCCTGCACCAAGCAGCCTATGACCACTTGGGCTTGCCCTGGAAATATGTTGCCGTTGATGTGCAGCCAGGGGAGTTAGCTGGTTTTCTCGATTCAACAGATTCATCTTTGCGTGGGCTTTCCGTGACCATGCCGCATAAAGTTGCTGCACTTGAAGCAGCGAACCGGCTGGATCTCCTCTCGGAGAGAACAGGTTCGGTCAACACGCTTTTGTGTGAATACACCGAATCTGGTCAAAGAGAACTGAGCGGGTTCAACACAGATGTGCTGGGAATCGTCAATGCCCTTAAAGACTCAGGTGTCCACCAGGCTCACCATGTGGCAGTTATCGGTGGCGGCGCTACAGCTTCGTCAGCAATTGCAGCGGCATCTGAACTGGGGGCAGAACACATCTCGGTCATTGTGCGCACCCCTCAGAAAGCGTTCTATCTAGAAACCGTGGGCCAAGAATGCGGAGTGAACGTCACTGTTCACTCCTTGGACCAGATGAGTGAAATTGCTTCAGTTGATGTGGCAATTTCTACGCTTCCTGGAGATGTTGTACAGTCCCTGGAAACTCTTCCTCGAACTTCACGAGCCAGCTTGCTCGATGTTGCTTACAATCCCTGGCCCAGTGCTCGGGGAACCCAGTGGTCTGCCGCTGGGGGAGAAGTAGTCAGTGGGTTACGTATGCTTGCTCACCAAGCCCTTATTCAAGTGAGAATCTTTGTTGGTGGTTCTCCCTTCGATGTTCTTCCGGACGAATCAGGTGTTAAATCAGCAATGTTTGCTTCAGTTGGGCTGGAATCGCTCTAG
- the aroC gene encoding chorismate synthase produces the protein MLRWLTAGESHGPELIAVLEGLPAGVPVLAEDIQLDLQRRRLGYGRGARMKFEQDELNISGGVRHGKSLGGPIALRVGNSEWPKWVDVMNPAPVDPSVLESGRGAALTRPRPGHADLVGMQKYDFDESRPILERASARETAARVALGAVARSFLNELGITLVSHTIAIGPVAVPDGTPLPRVTDVDALDADPLRCFDKATSELMFAEVEQTHKDGDTIGGVVEVLAYGLPPGLGSHVHWDRRLDSQLAAALMGIQAIKGVEVGDGFETTRRRGSVAHDELFATEDGIARETDRAGGIEGGMSTGTVLRVRAGMKPIATVPHALRTIDTSTGEAAPAHHQRSDVCAVPAAGVVAEAMVALTLANAVLEKFGGDSIGETKRNLESYLAHIPDSVHTVGQ, from the coding sequence ATGCTTAGATGGCTTACCGCAGGTGAATCTCATGGTCCAGAACTGATTGCAGTTCTCGAAGGATTGCCTGCTGGCGTGCCTGTTCTTGCAGAGGATATTCAGCTCGACCTGCAACGTCGTCGCCTTGGCTATGGCCGCGGTGCCCGTATGAAGTTTGAACAAGATGAACTCAACATCTCAGGTGGAGTTCGCCACGGAAAGAGCCTCGGTGGCCCAATTGCTCTGCGGGTAGGAAACAGCGAATGGCCTAAATGGGTTGATGTGATGAACCCTGCACCGGTTGATCCTTCTGTGCTCGAATCAGGTCGTGGCGCTGCATTGACGCGTCCACGTCCAGGTCACGCTGACTTGGTGGGCATGCAGAAATATGATTTTGATGAGTCGCGCCCCATTCTGGAACGCGCTAGTGCTCGCGAAACTGCAGCCCGTGTTGCACTGGGCGCTGTTGCCCGCTCTTTCTTGAATGAACTTGGAATTACCCTGGTCAGCCACACCATCGCTATTGGTCCCGTTGCTGTTCCAGACGGCACTCCACTGCCTCGAGTGACCGATGTTGACGCTCTAGATGCTGATCCACTGCGCTGCTTTGACAAGGCAACCAGTGAATTAATGTTTGCTGAAGTAGAACAAACCCACAAAGATGGCGACACGATCGGTGGTGTTGTTGAAGTTCTTGCCTATGGTTTGCCACCAGGACTTGGTTCACACGTGCACTGGGATCGTCGACTTGATTCACAACTCGCAGCAGCTTTGATGGGTATTCAAGCCATCAAGGGTGTCGAAGTTGGAGATGGTTTCGAAACCACTCGTCGCCGCGGCTCCGTCGCTCACGATGAGCTCTTTGCGACTGAGGATGGAATTGCTCGCGAGACTGACCGCGCCGGCGGTATTGAAGGCGGAATGAGCACCGGAACAGTCCTGCGTGTTCGTGCGGGCATGAAGCCGATTGCGACCGTTCCCCACGCTCTGCGCACCATTGACACCTCTACTGGTGAAGCAGCCCCAGCGCATCACCAGCGTTCGGATGTGTGTGCTGTGCCGGCAGCAGGAGTAGTTGCAGAAGCGATGGTCGCACTGACTCTTGCAAATGCTGTTCTGGAGAAGTTCGGTGGCGACAGCATCGGCGAAACCAAGCGCAACCTGGAAAGCTACCTGGCGCATATCCCTGACTCTGTTCACACCGTAGGTCAGTAA